The Mycobacterium sp. EPa45 genomic interval CGCCGGACTGATCCGTGCGCTCGGTCATAGCTCGGCCACGCTGGTCGGGCACGCCGACGGCGGGCTGGTCTGTTGGGCCACGGCGGTGTTGCACCCGCGGGTGGTGCGCGCCATCGCACTGGTGAGTTCACCACATCCCGCCGCGCTGCGGGCGTCGGCTCTTCGCCGGCGCGATCAGGGCCGCACCCTGTTACCCACGCTGCTGCGCTATCAGCTGCCGATATGGCCTGAGCGCGCACTCACCCGGCATGACGCCGAATTCCTCGAGGATCTGGTGCGTAGCCGTGCATCAGGTAAATGGCTTGCCTCCGAAGACTTTTCGGAGACGATTGCCCACATGCGCCGGGCGATTCAGATCCCATCGGCCGCGCACTCAGCCCTGGAATACCAGCGCTGGGCGGTACGCAGCCAACTACGCAGCGAAGGTTGGCGATTCATGAAGTTGATGAACCGCCCGCTAGACGTTCCCATGCTGCACCTGCGCGGCGACGCCGACCCCTACGTGCTCGCGGACCCGGTGGAGCGCACCCAGCGCTACGCGCCGCGCGGGCGGTTCGTATCCGTAGCCGGTATCGGGCACTTCGCCCACGAGGAAGCCCCCGACGTGGTCAACGGACACCTGCGGCGATTCCTCGGGCAGCTCTACGACCCGACTAGGTGACGCACGCCCCGGTCGCCACCTTGGCCGTGTTGCCGATCTTGGCCAGCTGACGCGACACCTCGTTGGCCGTCAGCACGAACCCCGTGTCGTTGTCGTCCACCGCCGCGCCGAACACCACGCCGAGCACCTGGCCCGCCCGGTTGATCATCGGGCCGCCCGAATTACCTTGACGCACAGTGCCTCTGATCGTGTACACCTCACGATTGACCGTCGTCGTGCGGTAGATGTCCGGTCCGTTCAGCTCGATCGTCTCGCGGACCCGCGCCGGGGTCGCCGCGAACTCACCGCCACCGGGGTAGCCCAGCACAACCGCGTCGGTGCCGGACTTGGCCGGCTGCTCGGCGAACACCAGCGGACGCTGCGGCAGGTTCGGCACATCCAGAATCGAGATGTCCTCGTTGGGGTCATAGGAGACGACGGTCGCGTCGTAGGTCTGTCCCTCGGCCTCCACGGTGACACTGTCGGACCCGGCGACCACGTGCGCGTTGGACATCACCCGGTTCGGGGCGATCACAAAACCTGTGCCCTCCAGCACCTTCTGGCACCCCGGGGCGACGCCGCGGATCTTCACCACGCTCGCCCGCGCGCCTGAGACGACCAGGCTGTCGGCCAGCGAGGCGTCCGGGGCGTCGACGGCCTGAATAGGAGTGCGGCCGAACGGCTGCAAGACATCTGGGAGACCGGACGTGCGCAATAGCGCCGACATCCGCTTGGGCACCGCCTTGAGCCACTCGGGTGCGTACTTGTCCACTTCGGCAAGCACTTTCGAGCCGCGTGTCGCAGCAGCCAGATTCGGTTGGTCCGACGATGTCAGCGGGCTGGCCAGCAGCCACGCGGCGACCATCACCACGAGCAGCTGCACTGCCACGCCGATCACCGAGTCGACGGTGCGAACGGCGCGGTTGCGGATCGCGCCACGCACGGCCCGGCCGAGTACCACGCCGGCCACCTCGCCGACGACCACCAGCGCCAGGATCAGAAACAGTGCGGCAAACAGCTTGGCCCGTGGCGAACTGATGTGGCTGACGATATGAGGAGCGAGCATCACCCCGGCGATAGCACCGAGGATCACGCCGACGAACGACATCAGGGAGCCCAGCGCGCCGGATCGCCAGCCCGAGATGGCTGCGACCAACGCCACCGCCAGCACGGCGATGTCCAGCCATTGCGAACTCGTCACAGGGGCTCCTCACTTCCGACGAGCGCCATCGCCTCGTCCAACTCCCGGACGTCTTCGGTGTTCCACGGCTGCGACCACCCGGCCACGTCGAGCATCGCTGAGATTACGTGGCCGGTGAACCCCCACACCAACATCTCGTTGAGCAGAAAGGCCGGCCCGGCCAAACCTCGCCCGGCCCCGGTGCGGTACACCATCAGCCGATTCTCAGGATTGATGAACGCACGCACCGGAACCCGCGCGACGAGGGCCGTTTCGCCGCGGTCGACGACGGCCACCGGTCCCGGGTCCGGCGAGTACGCCAGTACGGGCACGACGTGAAAACCGGAGGGCGGGATGAACATTCGCTCCAGGATGGCCAGCGGGTGCAACCGCCCCGGGTCAATGCCGGTCTCCTCCTGCGCTTCTCGAAGCGCGGTGGCGACCGGACCGTTGTCTTCTGGGTCTGCCGCTCCCCCGGGGAACGCGGCCTGCCCGGCGTGGTGGCGCAGCGAGCCGGCCCGAACGGTCAGCAAAAGGTCGGCATCGTCGGGCAACCGGCCGTCCCCGTGACCGGAAGTCGGTCCCGAGAACAGCACGAGCACGGCGGCGTCACGCGCGCTGCTACCGGCATCCCGTGCTTCGACAACCGCGGCCAGCAGCTCGGGCGGCACCCTGCGGCGATACGCGTGCGGAACCCGGTCGACGTTGTCGACTAGCGGCGCCAGCCAGGGCGGCCGGTACTGCGGGGTGAGCGCAACCGAGGCCGCCGAGCGGGAGGAACCCTGGGTCACCGCGTCTCTCTCGTTTGTCGTCACTGCAATGCATTCTTCACCGCGGCGGCGATCTCGTCGGCACTGGTGAACGCCTGCGGCAGGATTTTGGCAACGCTACCGTCCGCGCGCAGCACCACGGTCGCGGGCATGACGTTGGGCACTCCCAATGCTGCGGCGATCCGGCGTTGACCGTCCTGCAGGGTGGGCAGGCGCACGCCGAGCTCGGCCAGCCGCAGTAGACCAGCCGTCTCGTTCTCGTCCTGATGCACCGTCACCACGGCGACGTCCGTACCTGCTCGGCGCTGGTAATCCGCCATCGCCGGGAGTTCCTCCGCGCACGGTCCGCACCAATAGGCCCAGAGGTTGAGGACCACCGGGCGCCCGGCCAGAGCCCGGGCCACGTCGACCTGTGCCCCGTCAGCGGCGCACTCCACGACGATGCCGCGCAGCTCCGGCGGCCCCGGGTTGGCGCCTGCCGCTGGGCAGGGGGGTAGATCGGCGCGCTGTCGCGGGCCGGCCAGCGCCTCGGGCGTGTCGGCGTCGCGGTGGGTCCGCGACACCTGGGCACCCGGCGAACCTGCGGGGCCGGCCGGGGTGTCGTCGAGCTCGAGAGCAAAGGCCACGATGAGTGTCGCCACCACAGCGAGCACCACCAGCGTCCAGCGGGTCGACGTCTTCATCAGTGAGTGCAGGCCGGAAAATCAGAGCCCGGCCAGCGCCAGCAAGTGCTCGG includes:
- a CDS encoding alpha/beta fold hydrolase; the encoded protein is MVIPDPSVARIAGPWRHFDVHANGIRFHCVEALNGSESAAGTSQPLVILLHGFGSFWWSWRHQLRGLSGARVVAVDLRGYGGSDKPPRGYDGWTLAGDTAGLIRALGHSSATLVGHADGGLVCWATAVLHPRVVRAIALVSSPHPAALRASALRRRDQGRTLLPTLLRYQLPIWPERALTRHDAEFLEDLVRSRASGKWLASEDFSETIAHMRRAIQIPSAAHSALEYQRWAVRSQLRSEGWRFMKLMNRPLDVPMLHLRGDADPYVLADPVERTQRYAPRGRFVSVAGIGHFAHEEAPDVVNGHLRRFLGQLYDPTR
- the marP gene encoding acid resistance serine protease MarP, encoding MTSSQWLDIAVLAVALVAAISGWRSGALGSLMSFVGVILGAIAGVMLAPHIVSHISSPRAKLFAALFLILALVVVGEVAGVVLGRAVRGAIRNRAVRTVDSVIGVAVQLLVVMVAAWLLASPLTSSDQPNLAAATRGSKVLAEVDKYAPEWLKAVPKRMSALLRTSGLPDVLQPFGRTPIQAVDAPDASLADSLVVSGARASVVKIRGVAPGCQKVLEGTGFVIAPNRVMSNAHVVAGSDSVTVEAEGQTYDATVVSYDPNEDISILDVPNLPQRPLVFAEQPAKSGTDAVVLGYPGGGEFAATPARVRETIELNGPDIYRTTTVNREVYTIRGTVRQGNSGGPMINRAGQVLGVVFGAAVDDNDTGFVLTANEVSRQLAKIGNTAKVATGACVT
- a CDS encoding CoA pyrophosphatase; protein product: MTQGSSRSAASVALTPQYRPPWLAPLVDNVDRVPHAYRRRVPPELLAAVVEARDAGSSARDAAVLVLFSGPTSGHGDGRLPDDADLLLTVRAGSLRHHAGQAAFPGGAADPEDNGPVATALREAQEETGIDPGRLHPLAILERMFIPPSGFHVVPVLAYSPDPGPVAVVDRGETALVARVPVRAFINPENRLMVYRTGAGRGLAGPAFLLNEMLVWGFTGHVISAMLDVAGWSQPWNTEDVRELDEAMALVGSEEPL
- a CDS encoding TlpA disulfide reductase family protein; the encoded protein is MKTSTRWTLVVLAVVATLIVAFALELDDTPAGPAGSPGAQVSRTHRDADTPEALAGPRQRADLPPCPAAGANPGPPELRGIVVECAADGAQVDVARALAGRPVVLNLWAYWCGPCAEELPAMADYQRRAGTDVAVVTVHQDENETAGLLRLAELGVRLPTLQDGQRRIAAALGVPNVMPATVVLRADGSVAKILPQAFTSADEIAAAVKNALQ